A region from the Lentimonas sp. CC4 genome encodes:
- a CDS encoding sigma-70 family RNA polymerase sigma factor: protein MSSSGTADEATQRVQQRRLIGLFHDLESPLLGFAHQMVKNEQLAQDVVQEAFLRLQKNLAEVEHPKAWLYTTVRRLAIDSLRKSSKVVPFPRTEDAAEVEPEDPSPSPDELSEIDERTGLMRVCIERLKPRDQHLVRLKFIDNLSYKQISERMEMTVSNVGYSLHHALKSLELELNKEGITQ, encoded by the coding sequence TTGAGCTCATCCGGCACAGCAGATGAGGCGACTCAGCGCGTGCAGCAGCGCCGATTGATTGGGCTGTTCCATGACTTGGAATCGCCGTTGCTGGGATTTGCGCACCAAATGGTCAAAAATGAGCAGCTCGCTCAGGATGTAGTGCAAGAGGCGTTTTTACGGCTGCAAAAGAATTTGGCGGAGGTGGAACACCCGAAAGCCTGGCTGTATACGACGGTGCGCCGGCTGGCGATCGATAGTCTGCGTAAGTCGAGTAAGGTGGTGCCGTTCCCGCGCACGGAGGATGCGGCAGAGGTGGAGCCCGAGGATCCTTCGCCGTCACCCGATGAATTATCTGAAATCGATGAGCGCACTGGCCTGATGCGGGTGTGCATTGAGCGCTTGAAACCGCGCGATCAGCATTTGGTGCGGCTCAAATTCATCGATAATTTAAGCTATAAACAAATTTCGGAGCGCATGGAGATGACTGTTAGCAATGTCGGCTACAGTCTACACCACGCGCTCAAATCATTAGAACTAGAACTCAACAAGGAGGGCATTACACAATGA